A window of the Nibribacter ruber genome harbors these coding sequences:
- a CDS encoding SusC/RagA family TonB-linked outer membrane protein — protein MKKALLFSFVFVLALVTQAWAQNRTVTGRVTDAQTGEGMPGVTVQLKGTTTASPTDVNGGYEISVPSNGGTLVFSFIGYAKQEIAVGTQSTVNVKLGSDARQISEIVITGYGVQEKIEPAGSTAKVSGATIENLPMQSFDRALQGRAAGVQVTAQSGQPGGALTVRVRGQGSINAGNDPLYIVDGVMVANGATSGQASSNALASINPNDIESMEVLKDAAAASIYGAQAANGVVLITTKRGKSGKTKFTISAQEGVVERIKKLDVTTAAEFAEMRIEALYNQYFDVYGPTVPTNPVQDTRTYTRNLAIAAHGDPATVQNTDWQDAIYRKGRLRTYDFSANGGDEKTRFLLSASYNKQEGQILKSDFERATARLNLDHKVSDKLSFLANVSLSHLTQNGNIADGASINSPQFAAPLILPNQPIYREDGSYNAPLVGAFSYNVVQNTLLELRQNVTNQTVSSFKTVYKVAPGIFLSALAGLDFADSQDDNYRPADIPQFAAIGGQATNINRRTLNWNTNVTLNYNKTFAELHNFSALVGAEYREEERETSTAQGEGFPSGQFQTLASAANPKSVSGTYTTYKMGGVFTNLKYDLDGKYFLSGTLRYDGSSKFGANNRFGLFYAGAVAWALNKEAFLADATYLDNLKLRLSYGVTGNSQIGNFASLGLLGSGPNYVGTSGIRPSQLPNPDLTWEEAKTINLGLDWSFFNSRVSGAVDVYRRKNERLLLDRPLPTDTGFGLVTENVGVVLNEGVEIELNTINVDAGDFTWKTMFNVTFQRNEILELIDGQQKIGNTLRVGQPIDILWYPEYAGVNPADGRPMYYDSLGNITYTLKARDSKVVGQYLPKTFGGFNNSFSYKGLSLDVFFQGSFGSSTLNNNAYFMSNSATTTYNQTRDQYTERWTTPGQITDVPRPYSGTEPNTNGILNFTTKQVEDNSYIRLKQVTLGYSLPESLISRVKLSNVRVFVQGLNLATWTGYSGLDPELLYNEIGTYPQAKQYTGGITVSF, from the coding sequence ATGAAGAAAGCTTTACTATTCAGCTTCGTTTTTGTGTTAGCGCTTGTGACGCAAGCGTGGGCCCAGAATCGGACTGTAACAGGACGAGTGACTGATGCACAAACAGGAGAGGGAATGCCTGGTGTAACAGTACAACTCAAAGGAACCACCACTGCGTCTCCAACAGATGTAAACGGTGGCTATGAAATCAGTGTGCCATCTAACGGTGGTACCCTTGTGTTTTCGTTTATTGGTTATGCCAAGCAAGAAATTGCGGTGGGTACCCAATCAACTGTGAATGTGAAATTAGGATCTGATGCTCGTCAGATTTCTGAAATCGTGATTACTGGTTACGGTGTGCAGGAAAAAATTGAGCCAGCTGGTTCAACTGCCAAAGTAAGCGGTGCCACTATTGAGAACTTGCCAATGCAAAGCTTTGACAGAGCGCTGCAGGGTAGAGCTGCTGGTGTGCAGGTAACTGCGCAAAGTGGTCAGCCGGGTGGTGCGCTTACCGTGCGTGTGCGTGGTCAAGGTTCCATCAACGCTGGTAATGATCCATTGTACATTGTGGATGGTGTAATGGTAGCTAATGGTGCAACTTCTGGCCAGGCTTCTTCTAACGCCCTTGCGTCTATCAACCCTAATGACATTGAGTCAATGGAAGTGTTGAAAGATGCGGCTGCTGCTTCTATCTACGGTGCCCAAGCTGCCAACGGTGTTGTTTTGATTACAACCAAGCGTGGTAAGTCTGGAAAGACCAAATTCACTATCTCTGCGCAAGAAGGTGTAGTTGAAAGAATTAAGAAGTTAGACGTAACAACTGCTGCTGAGTTTGCAGAAATGAGAATTGAGGCCTTGTACAACCAGTACTTTGATGTATACGGTCCAACCGTTCCTACTAACCCGGTACAAGATACTCGTACGTATACCCGCAACCTGGCTATTGCGGCTCACGGTGATCCTGCTACTGTACAGAACACAGACTGGCAAGATGCTATCTACCGCAAAGGGAGACTGCGCACGTATGACTTCTCTGCCAATGGTGGTGATGAGAAAACCAGATTTTTGTTATCTGCTTCTTACAACAAACAAGAAGGTCAAATCTTGAAGTCTGATTTTGAGCGTGCTACTGCCCGTTTGAACTTAGATCACAAAGTAAGTGATAAGTTGTCTTTCTTGGCAAACGTAAGTTTGTCTCACCTTACTCAGAACGGTAACATTGCTGATGGTGCTTCTATCAACAGCCCTCAGTTTGCTGCTCCGTTGATCTTGCCTAACCAGCCTATCTATAGAGAGGATGGTTCTTACAATGCTCCGTTAGTGGGTGCTTTCTCTTATAACGTTGTTCAAAACACCTTGTTAGAGCTGCGTCAGAACGTTACTAACCAAACGGTATCTAGCTTTAAAACGGTTTATAAAGTTGCTCCAGGTATTTTCTTGAGCGCCTTGGCTGGTTTAGACTTTGCAGATTCTCAAGATGATAACTATCGTCCGGCTGACATTCCTCAGTTTGCGGCAATTGGTGGCCAAGCTACTAACATCAACCGTCGTACATTGAACTGGAATACCAACGTTACTTTGAACTACAACAAAACGTTTGCTGAGCTGCATAACTTCTCTGCGTTAGTTGGTGCCGAGTACCGTGAAGAAGAAAGAGAAACTTCTACTGCTCAAGGTGAAGGTTTTCCAAGTGGTCAGTTCCAAACCTTAGCCTCTGCTGCCAACCCTAAATCTGTAAGCGGTACTTATACTACTTACAAAATGGGCGGTGTTTTCACCAACCTGAAATATGATCTTGATGGAAAATATTTCTTGAGCGGTACCCTGCGTTATGATGGTTCTTCTAAGTTTGGTGCCAACAACCGTTTTGGTTTGTTCTATGCAGGTGCAGTTGCCTGGGCTTTGAACAAAGAAGCTTTCTTAGCTGACGCTACTTACCTAGATAACTTGAAGCTTCGTTTAAGCTACGGTGTGACTGGTAACTCACAAATCGGAAACTTTGCTTCTCTTGGTTTATTGGGTAGCGGTCCTAACTATGTTGGTACTTCAGGTATCCGTCCTTCTCAATTGCCAAACCCAGACCTTACTTGGGAAGAAGCTAAAACCATTAACTTAGGTTTAGACTGGTCATTCTTCAATAGCCGTGTTAGCGGTGCCGTTGATGTGTACAGAAGAAAGAACGAGCGTTTATTGTTAGATAGACCATTGCCAACTGATACTGGTTTTGGTTTAGTAACTGAAAACGTGGGTGTAGTGTTGAACGAAGGTGTAGAGATTGAACTAAACACAATCAATGTTGATGCTGGTGATTTCACTTGGAAAACTATGTTCAACGTGACGTTCCAGAGAAATGAGATTTTAGAATTGATTGATGGTCAGCAAAAAATTGGTAACACCCTTCGTGTTGGTCAGCCAATTGACATCTTGTGGTACCCAGAGTATGCTGGTGTAAACCCTGCAGATGGTCGTCCAATGTACTATGACTCATTAGGTAACATTACCTATACTCTTAAGGCACGTGATTCTAAAGTAGTTGGCCAGTACTTGCCTAAGACGTTTGGCGGTTTCAACAACTCCTTCTCTTACAAAGGCTTGTCATTAGATGTATTCTTCCAAGGTTCTTTTGGTAGCAGCACATTGAACAACAACGCCTATTTCATGTCTAACTCAGCTACTACTACTTACAACCAGACTAGAGACCAGTACACTGAAAGATGGACTACTCCAGGTCAAATCACAGACGTTCCAAGACCATACTCAGGAACTGAGCCTAACACAAACGGTATCTTGAACTTTACCACTAAGCAGGTAGAGGACAACTCTTACATCCGCTTGAAGCAGGTTACCTTAGGGTACAGCTTGCCAGAGTCTCTGATATCTCGTGTAAAACTGTCTAACGTGCGTGTGTTTGTTCAAGGCTTGAACTTAGCCACTTGGACTGGTTACTCAGGCTTAGACCCAGAATTGTTGTACAATGAGATTGGTACATACCCTCAAGCAAAACAATACACTGGCGGTATCACAGTTAGTTTCTAA
- a CDS encoding RagB/SusD family nutrient uptake outer membrane protein, whose translation MLKKYMVAVLMGATVLSVSSCDDLLDTAPKQSISLETGLENITGIRALLIGVYDRMQVNTYYGAQMMLAPDVMADNLRQTSSNSNRYTGFQSNTFGTQLNRWAGNYGAINDVNLILGALGNITDPAVTAAEKARIGAEAKFLRALFYHDLLRTYSYEPGKEVGGFNAGVVLRLEPVDTKDEADFMARATNVQVYAQIEKDLTEAIAGFTTSNQTSWYRANKAAAEALMARVSLYQSKWQQALDYSNTAIATAAARGKGLVAAANYAAAWTTLPNPESLFELNYVQATETLGANESLNSLTTNVFTGAWADIVPTNTLFNLYEVNDVRRAMYYTATKSGEAVRFNRKFAGNQGVFTDNIPLIRLSEVHLIKAEAEAELAAGDEVSVAGLATLNGLRAKRDASPVVALTKTALINAILVERRMELVYEGHRFFDLKRRGLDIAKDPQVAAAAIPYTDPRVLAPIPADQVALNPKLVKNPGY comes from the coding sequence ATGTTAAAAAAATATATGGTTGCTGTTCTAATGGGGGCCACTGTGCTTTCTGTTAGTTCCTGCGATGACCTTTTAGACACCGCACCCAAACAATCAATTTCTCTTGAAACCGGATTAGAAAACATTACGGGTATCAGAGCACTATTGATTGGTGTGTATGACCGTATGCAGGTGAATACCTATTACGGTGCTCAAATGATGTTGGCTCCAGACGTGATGGCAGATAACCTACGTCAGACCTCTTCTAACTCAAACCGTTATACAGGCTTTCAAAGCAATACTTTTGGAACCCAGTTGAACCGGTGGGCAGGTAACTATGGTGCCATTAATGATGTGAACCTTATCTTAGGTGCTCTTGGAAACATTACTGATCCAGCTGTTACTGCGGCTGAGAAAGCCAGAATAGGAGCTGAGGCTAAATTCTTGAGAGCACTTTTCTACCATGATTTGCTAAGAACCTATAGCTATGAGCCTGGTAAAGAAGTAGGGGGATTCAATGCTGGTGTTGTGCTGCGCTTAGAGCCAGTTGATACCAAAGATGAAGCTGACTTCATGGCAAGAGCTACCAATGTTCAGGTGTATGCTCAAATTGAAAAAGATTTGACAGAAGCTATTGCTGGCTTTACCACTTCTAACCAGACTAGCTGGTATAGAGCAAATAAGGCTGCTGCTGAGGCTTTGATGGCTCGTGTTTCTTTGTACCAGTCTAAGTGGCAACAAGCACTTGATTATTCTAACACAGCAATTGCTACAGCTGCTGCTCGTGGTAAAGGTCTGGTAGCTGCTGCTAACTACGCCGCTGCCTGGACTACTTTGCCAAATCCAGAGTCCCTGTTTGAATTGAACTATGTACAGGCTACAGAAACCTTGGGTGCGAATGAGTCATTAAACTCATTGACCACCAATGTATTTACTGGTGCTTGGGCAGACATAGTGCCTACTAACACTTTGTTCAACCTATATGAGGTAAATGATGTGCGTAGAGCTATGTACTACACTGCTACAAAAAGTGGTGAAGCTGTAAGATTCAATAGAAAATTTGCTGGTAACCAAGGTGTATTTACAGACAACATTCCTTTGATCCGTCTTTCTGAAGTGCATTTAATCAAGGCAGAGGCAGAGGCAGAATTAGCCGCTGGTGATGAAGTTTCTGTAGCTGGCTTGGCTACATTGAACGGCCTGCGCGCTAAGAGAGATGCTTCTCCAGTAGTGGCACTTACTAAGACAGCGTTGATCAACGCTATCCTGGTAGAGCGTCGTATGGAATTAGTGTACGAAGGTCACCGTTTCTTTGACTTGAAGCGTCGTGGTCTGGACATTGCCAAAGACCCACAAGTTGCGGCAGCGGCCATTCCATATACTGACCCTAGAGTTTTGGCTCCAATTCCTGCAGACCAGGTGGCTCTTAACCCTAAGCTTGTTAAAAATCCAGGGTATTAA
- a CDS encoding amidase, translating into MLKKSLLYSTLGLLLFTTGALFGRQVQMEKITIPMVQNAQKLLGLSFTEAQIDTALAELTDLRNGYVRLRQVKLENSVPPALQFNPIPVGFQFAKEREKFKASSVGKVSVPANKEELAFYSVRELADLLKNKKITSLELTQFFLDRLKRYNPQLHCVTSFTEELALQQARQADSEIKAGKYKGLLHGIPFGVKDLLSTKGYKTTWGSVPYKDQVLEEDATVVTRLREAGAVLVAKMTLGELAMGDVWYGGKTRTPWDVNRGSSGSSAGSASAVAAGLLPFAIGTETLGSIVSPSNACGTTGLRPSYGRVSRHGAMALSWSMDKIGPIARTVEDCAIVFNAIYGPDGKDQTVYDAPFNYNAKQDLKKLRIGYLKSDFERNYPTKAQDQATLEALIKAGYELIPIELPKTPVNDLVMTISVEGAAAFDEITRNNKVAEMVNQDKNAWPNTFRSARFIPAVEYVQAQRVRYQLIQEMHKMMEQVDVYVSPSFASSNLVVTNLTGHPCVVVPNGFNSRNLPTTITFIGKLFGEADLLAFAKAYQDQTDFHKKHPAAFLK; encoded by the coding sequence ATGCTAAAGAAATCCTTACTATATAGCACCCTGGGGCTTCTTTTGTTTACCACCGGCGCACTCTTCGGGAGGCAGGTGCAAATGGAGAAGATTACCATCCCCATGGTACAGAATGCCCAGAAGCTTCTAGGCTTGTCCTTTACCGAGGCTCAAATAGATACTGCCCTTGCTGAATTAACCGATCTGCGGAACGGCTATGTTCGGTTGCGGCAAGTGAAGCTGGAGAACAGCGTGCCGCCGGCCTTGCAGTTCAACCCAATTCCGGTGGGCTTCCAGTTTGCAAAAGAGCGAGAGAAATTCAAAGCCTCGTCCGTTGGGAAAGTGAGTGTGCCGGCTAACAAGGAAGAATTGGCCTTCTATTCCGTTAGAGAGTTAGCGGACCTGCTCAAAAACAAAAAGATCACGTCTCTGGAGCTGACTCAGTTCTTCCTGGACCGTTTAAAGCGCTATAATCCGCAACTGCATTGTGTGACTTCTTTTACCGAGGAACTGGCTTTGCAACAGGCCAGACAGGCAGACAGTGAGATAAAAGCGGGTAAATACAAAGGGCTACTGCACGGGATACCTTTCGGGGTAAAAGACTTGCTGAGCACCAAAGGATATAAGACCACGTGGGGATCTGTTCCTTATAAAGACCAGGTATTGGAGGAAGATGCTACCGTAGTGACCAGATTGAGAGAAGCTGGAGCCGTTTTGGTGGCTAAAATGACCTTAGGTGAACTCGCCATGGGTGATGTCTGGTACGGAGGTAAAACCAGAACGCCCTGGGATGTCAACAGAGGTTCCAGCGGTTCCTCGGCGGGCTCGGCTTCAGCGGTGGCAGCGGGTTTGTTGCCTTTTGCCATTGGTACTGAGACCCTGGGTTCTATTGTGTCTCCTTCCAATGCCTGTGGGACTACCGGGTTGCGCCCTTCCTATGGCCGCGTAAGCAGACACGGTGCTATGGCTTTGAGTTGGTCCATGGATAAGATAGGGCCCATTGCCAGAACCGTGGAAGACTGCGCCATTGTATTCAACGCCATTTACGGACCAGACGGGAAAGACCAGACGGTGTATGACGCTCCCTTCAATTACAACGCCAAGCAAGACCTGAAAAAGCTGAGGATTGGCTACCTGAAATCAGATTTTGAGCGCAACTACCCTACCAAGGCCCAGGATCAGGCTACGCTGGAGGCCTTGATAAAAGCTGGCTATGAACTCATTCCCATAGAACTGCCTAAGACACCGGTGAATGACCTGGTCATGACTATTTCTGTGGAAGGCGCCGCTGCTTTTGATGAAATTACTCGAAACAACAAAGTAGCCGAGATGGTGAATCAGGATAAGAACGCCTGGCCCAATACGTTCAGGAGCGCGCGGTTTATTCCGGCGGTGGAATATGTACAGGCCCAGCGCGTGCGGTACCAGTTGATTCAGGAGATGCACAAAATGATGGAGCAGGTAGACGTGTACGTGTCTCCCTCTTTTGCCAGCAGCAACTTGGTGGTGACTAATTTAACCGGCCATCCGTGCGTGGTGGTACCCAATGGGTTTAACAGTAGAAACCTGCCCACCACCATTACTTTCATAGGAAAACTTTTCGGCGAAGCCGATTTGCTGGCTTTTGCCAAGGCATACCAAGACCAGACTGATTTCCATAAAAAGCACCCGGCGGCATTTTTAAAGTAA
- a CDS encoding S9 family peptidase, translating into MRFIRTALAVSALLLLPLCPTFAQTKPELTVDKIMRDPAQWIGTSPSNIQWAENSKVVYFNWNPEKAKQDSLYMVEVGSRKISKISKAAKLAMPAQGGTYNQKRNLRVYEKAGDLYLLDTKTGKARQITATTERESSPSFTADEQRIAYLREGNLFTWNISTGQVKQLTDFRRGRKPIDPSQTRDKQELFLREQQLDLLQIVQKREEERKQQQQAQREMARNRPKEIYTEDKFVDNITLSPDERFVTYRLVARPANSKIAQVPNFVTASGYTEDIPTRTKVGAAQATYELGVYDIKGDTTYLVSFRGLTGLQDKPNYQQQPQKPDAEAEKASAEAARKVMMFGPYYSQDGKHGVLVIRSADNKDRWIASFDPATRTVKTLDRQRDEAWVNGYGPGVIDWMPDNKRIYFTSEESGYAHLYTLDVESGKKTALTSGKYEVLAVQMSKDQKTWYLTTNQVHPGEQHFYRMPLNGGKLEQITRMPGAHEVTLSPDEKMLAVRYSYSNKPWELFLMENKPGAKPVQITQSLTEEFKAYPWREPEVITYKAADGADVYARLYKPANGVSNGPAVIFVHGAGYLQNAHKWWSTYFREYMFHNLLADKGYTVLDIDYRGSAGYGRDWRTGIYRYMGGKDLSDHVDGAKLLAEKYNVDPKRIGIYGGSYGGFITLMAMFTQPDVFAAGAALRSVTDWSHYNHGYTSNILNEPQADSLAYTKSSPIYYAEGLKGALLMCHGMVDTNVHFQDIVRLTQRLIELGKDNWELAVYPVEDHGFVEPSSWTDEYTRILKLFETNLQKK; encoded by the coding sequence ATGCGTTTTATTAGAACAGCGTTGGCAGTAAGCGCCCTCTTGCTTCTGCCTCTGTGCCCTACATTCGCCCAGACGAAGCCAGAACTGACCGTAGATAAAATCATGCGGGATCCTGCGCAGTGGATCGGGACCTCGCCCAGCAATATTCAATGGGCAGAGAACAGCAAAGTGGTGTATTTCAACTGGAATCCAGAGAAGGCCAAGCAGGACTCTCTGTACATGGTGGAAGTAGGCTCCAGGAAAATATCCAAGATTTCTAAAGCCGCCAAGCTGGCCATGCCTGCCCAGGGTGGAACCTATAACCAAAAAAGGAACCTAAGGGTCTATGAGAAGGCCGGGGATCTGTACCTGTTAGACACCAAAACCGGGAAAGCCCGGCAGATCACAGCCACTACAGAAAGAGAATCGTCACCGTCTTTTACGGCAGATGAGCAGCGTATAGCGTATCTGCGGGAAGGGAACCTGTTTACCTGGAACATAAGCACCGGGCAGGTAAAGCAGCTAACGGATTTCAGGAGAGGCAGAAAACCGATAGACCCTTCGCAGACCCGTGACAAGCAGGAGCTTTTCCTGCGCGAGCAGCAACTGGACTTGTTGCAGATTGTGCAGAAGCGGGAAGAGGAGCGCAAGCAACAGCAGCAGGCACAACGCGAAATGGCGCGCAACCGGCCCAAAGAAATCTACACCGAGGACAAGTTTGTAGACAACATTACCCTGAGCCCAGATGAGCGGTTTGTCACCTATCGGTTGGTCGCAAGGCCCGCGAACAGCAAGATAGCCCAGGTTCCCAATTTTGTGACCGCCTCTGGGTATACAGAAGACATTCCTACCAGAACCAAAGTGGGCGCGGCCCAGGCCACCTATGAGTTGGGGGTATATGACATCAAAGGCGATACTACGTATTTGGTGTCCTTCAGAGGGCTGACAGGATTGCAGGACAAACCCAACTACCAGCAACAACCCCAGAAACCCGACGCAGAAGCGGAGAAAGCTTCAGCAGAAGCAGCACGTAAGGTCATGATGTTCGGGCCGTATTATTCCCAGGACGGAAAGCACGGCGTGCTGGTGATCAGATCCGCTGACAACAAAGACCGCTGGATTGCCTCTTTTGATCCTGCCACCAGAACCGTGAAGACGCTAGACCGTCAGCGCGATGAGGCCTGGGTGAATGGCTATGGACCCGGTGTGATTGATTGGATGCCAGACAACAAACGCATTTATTTCACCTCAGAGGAAAGTGGCTATGCCCATCTCTATACGCTGGATGTGGAGAGTGGAAAGAAAACGGCCTTGACCAGCGGCAAATATGAGGTATTGGCGGTGCAAATGTCTAAGGACCAAAAGACCTGGTATTTGACCACCAATCAGGTGCACCCAGGGGAACAGCACTTTTACAGAATGCCTTTGAATGGCGGCAAGTTGGAGCAAATCACCCGCATGCCGGGAGCGCACGAGGTGACCCTATCACCAGATGAAAAGATGCTGGCCGTGCGTTATTCCTACTCCAACAAGCCATGGGAACTGTTCCTGATGGAAAACAAACCAGGTGCCAAGCCTGTGCAAATCACCCAATCTCTCACAGAAGAGTTTAAAGCTTATCCTTGGCGGGAGCCGGAAGTGATCACCTACAAAGCTGCTGACGGCGCTGATGTGTACGCGCGCCTGTACAAACCGGCCAACGGGGTCTCAAACGGCCCGGCCGTCATCTTCGTGCACGGCGCCGGCTATCTGCAGAACGCGCACAAGTGGTGGAGCACTTACTTTAGAGAATACATGTTCCACAACCTATTGGCAGACAAAGGCTATACGGTACTGGATATTGACTACCGCGGCAGCGCCGGCTACGGCCGCGACTGGCGGACGGGCATTTACCGGTATATGGGCGGAAAAGACCTGAGTGACCACGTAGACGGAGCCAAACTGCTGGCAGAAAAGTACAACGTGGATCCTAAGCGCATTGGCATCTATGGAGGATCATACGGTGGCTTTATCACGCTCATGGCCATGTTCACCCAGCCAGACGTGTTTGCGGCCGGGGCGGCTCTCCGTTCAGTGACAGACTGGTCTCACTACAACCACGGCTATACCTCCAATATCTTAAACGAGCCGCAGGCAGACAGTTTGGCCTATACCAAAAGCTCGCCCATTTACTATGCCGAAGGTCTGAAAGGCGCCTTGCTCATGTGCCACGGCATGGTAGACACCAATGTGCATTTCCAGGACATTGTGCGGCTCACGCAGCGCCTCATAGAGTTGGGTAAAGACAATTGGGAGTTGGCCGTCTATCCCGTAGAAGACCACGGATTTGTAGAGCCCTCCAGTTGGACAGATGAATACACACGCATTCTCAAACTATTTGAGACCAATCTGCAGAAGAAGTAA
- a CDS encoding phosphatase PAP2 family protein, with protein MKRHLCTLVLALTALTQSFAQSSSPYKTSFKVDAPVTALGMGLSGLGLYLMQQKDPFTETEAMNLSKDDVNSFDRFSAGNHSASAKKVSDVMLYSSIAAPALLLIDQDISQNAGQMLALYIETMSVTGTLFTMGSAALPRTRPLVYDKSGAVPLSEKTRANAQNSFFAGHTAAVSTMTFFTAKVFHDYNPDSPARPYVWAGAALIPATVGYLRLEAGKHFLSDNILGFGVGAAVGILVPQLHKVNSNISLAPAAIPIQGESVDGVALSYKF; from the coding sequence ATGAAACGACACCTTTGTACGCTTGTTCTGGCTCTAACGGCCCTTACACAATCCTTTGCGCAATCATCATCTCCCTATAAAACCTCCTTTAAAGTAGACGCCCCCGTAACGGCGCTGGGCATGGGCCTGAGTGGCCTGGGCCTTTATTTAATGCAGCAGAAAGACCCGTTCACAGAAACAGAGGCCATGAACCTTTCTAAGGACGATGTGAATAGCTTCGACCGTTTTTCTGCGGGCAACCACAGCGCCAGCGCCAAGAAGGTGAGTGACGTCATGCTGTACAGCTCCATTGCCGCCCCTGCGCTTTTGTTGATTGACCAGGACATTTCACAGAACGCCGGACAGATGCTGGCCCTGTATATAGAAACCATGTCGGTGACGGGTACCTTGTTCACCATGGGCTCCGCCGCTTTACCCAGAACCAGACCCTTGGTGTATGACAAATCTGGCGCGGTCCCTTTGAGCGAAAAAACCCGGGCCAATGCCCAAAACTCGTTTTTTGCAGGCCACACGGCAGCAGTCTCTACCATGACCTTCTTTACGGCCAAGGTATTCCATGATTACAATCCAGACTCGCCCGCCAGACCTTATGTGTGGGCCGGCGCTGCCCTCATTCCTGCCACGGTAGGTTACCTTAGGTTAGAAGCTGGAAAGCACTTCTTGAGCGACAATATCTTAGGATTTGGCGTAGGAGCGGCCGTGGGTATTCTGGTGCCTCAACTGCACAAGGTCAACTCCAACATCTCCCTGGCCCCAGCGGCCATCCCCATTCAAGGCGAATCTGTAGATGGCGTAGCGCTGTCTTATAAGTTCTAA
- the metK gene encoding methionine adenosyltransferase, whose protein sequence is MPYLFTSESVSEGHPDKVADQISDALLDEFLKQDPQSKVACETLVTTGLVVLSGEVKSQAYVDVQKVARDVIKRIGYTKSEYKFDAEACGVISAIHEQSGDINQGVERENPEDQGAGDQGMMFGYATSETDSYMPLALEISHLLLKELAAIRKEGKEMTYLRPDAKSQVTIRYSDNHVPEKIDTIVISTQHDEFELSDANDREASKKAESNMVARIKEDVLNILLPRVKSKLPQRTADLFADDITYHINPTGKFVIGGPHGDTGLTGRKIIVDTYGGKGAHGGGAFSGKDSSKVDRSAAYAARHIAKNLVAAGVADQVLVQVAYAIGVAEPVGLYVTTYGTTKVKGANGEVMTDGEIANKVNELFEMRPYDIIKRFGLQNPIFSETAAYGHMGREAGVKKVEYTVNGTTEVREFETFTWEKLDYVDKIKAAFNL, encoded by the coding sequence ATGCCTTATCTTTTTACATCTGAGTCGGTTTCTGAGGGTCACCCAGACAAAGTAGCCGACCAAATCTCTGACGCACTGTTAGATGAGTTCCTGAAGCAAGACCCACAATCCAAAGTTGCCTGTGAGACCCTGGTAACCACTGGTTTGGTGGTGCTGAGCGGCGAGGTGAAGTCTCAGGCATATGTAGACGTACAAAAAGTAGCCCGTGACGTGATCAAACGTATTGGCTACACCAAATCTGAATATAAGTTTGACGCTGAGGCCTGCGGCGTTATCTCTGCCATTCATGAGCAGTCTGGTGACATCAACCAAGGCGTGGAGCGCGAGAACCCAGAAGACCAGGGTGCCGGTGACCAAGGCATGATGTTCGGCTACGCCACAAGCGAGACCGACAGCTACATGCCTCTGGCGCTTGAGATTTCCCACCTGCTGTTGAAAGAGTTGGCCGCCATCCGGAAGGAAGGCAAAGAGATGACGTATCTGCGTCCAGATGCCAAGTCTCAGGTGACCATTAGGTACTCAGACAACCACGTGCCCGAAAAGATTGACACCATTGTGATCTCTACGCAGCATGATGAGTTTGAGCTTTCTGACGCCAATGACCGCGAAGCTTCTAAAAAGGCTGAGTCTAACATGGTGGCCCGCATCAAGGAAGACGTGTTGAACATTCTGCTTCCGCGCGTAAAAAGCAAACTGCCACAGCGTACCGCAGACCTGTTTGCAGATGACATCACCTACCACATCAACCCCACTGGTAAATTCGTGATTGGTGGCCCGCACGGGGACACTGGTTTGACCGGTCGTAAGATTATTGTGGATACCTATGGCGGCAAAGGCGCTCACGGCGGCGGAGCTTTCTCTGGTAAAGATTCTTCTAAAGTAGACCGCTCTGCGGCGTATGCAGCGCGTCACATTGCAAAGAACTTGGTGGCGGCTGGTGTGGCTGATCAAGTATTGGTACAGGTGGCGTATGCCATTGGCGTGGCAGAACCGGTTGGCTTGTACGTGACCACCTACGGTACAACCAAGGTAAAAGGCGCCAACGGTGAGGTTATGACAGACGGTGAGATTGCCAACAAGGTGAACGAACTGTTTGAAATGCGCCCGTATGACATCATCAAGCGTTTCGGGTTGCAGAACCCCATCTTCTCTGAGACGGCCGCGTATGGTCACATGGGCCGTGAAGCCGGAGTGAAGAAAGTGGAATACACCGTGAACGGAACTACTGAGGTGCGTGAGTTTGAGACGTTTACCTGGGAGAAGCTGGACTATGTGGACAAGATCAAAGCCGCTTTTAACTTATAA
- the hpf gene encoding ribosome hibernation-promoting factor, HPF/YfiA family codes for MKLQIQSVHFTADQSLLDFLQKKLDKLDTFYDRIINGEVILRVSKPESHDNKLVEVKLFVPGATLFCKEEANSFESATDKAVEDMKKQLIKHKEKLATH; via the coding sequence ATGAAACTGCAAATCCAATCCGTGCACTTCACCGCCGACCAAAGCCTGTTAGATTTTCTGCAAAAGAAACTGGATAAGCTTGATACCTTTTATGACAGAATCATCAACGGCGAAGTAATCCTGCGCGTGTCCAAGCCAGAGTCACATGACAATAAGCTGGTAGAGGTGAAACTGTTTGTTCCTGGCGCCACGCTGTTCTGCAAAGAAGAAGCCAACAGCTTTGAAAGTGCCACAGACAAGGCGGTAGAAGACATGAAGAAACAATTGATCAAACATAAGGAGAAGTTGGCTACACACTAA